One window of Vespula pensylvanica isolate Volc-1 chromosome 13, ASM1446617v1, whole genome shotgun sequence genomic DNA carries:
- the LOC122633958 gene encoding leucine-rich PPR motif-containing protein, mitochondrial-like translates to MNVSLYNMLLQLYVQNKYKFSPLEILSDMKKRSIEPNEDTYKKILEYYCKNGNMEDAMTMFKYMKNENYPLDIDIFNLIIMGYVEIGELSNAIDVLTIMPKINLIPSNETYTALMCGFAKNNDIESIQETLFRCQKKKVNFTNKNVLDVIYAFIVHKNVDYVDEMLDILKKPYEAEGIDFFGKVIDIKQEDIATKIFFHMHPDIRNDYFKNKYENFFINKFIYSNVIPEKIIDMCIHFYTEFNNIHTFTEAIYISFKHDNDLLTSKLLKEWKNNGHTLRPHYFWPFLTKFQNNHDIKGLLDYAKDMITIYDVIPCAHTIANFIIPNLLSNNLISVFLLEELGIPEEVARNAILYSLLNKNKTRCAFMYVLDYPICYRDFILGSSLRQALFNTYDIYAYLEIARNLYTETSSGKIQKVSLTDKIFDIMDFLYENPTCISKIMEYLLKNKLQISNDICETLFNYQNKDVLHEKVEQSESIFETSITTEMENEQTQTKDLMSKQLHSFTSRDPTMPFKILLQSKGWNITRDMNIFIADQLLKQYTIEESKRILKKLINEYPIYATSQLSLTYAQSLVSVGNLDDAAEIIEYTGKIIKCDGNILENYTKSLLNETALTGNEEVVKRFYDILLNINYMKSQNFLDPFIIIHIEQGNIIKALETAVTLGEKYKHIPALKELIESIVLTKDVKLLQHFINVATKIYKEQYILIELILCFLKNDFLEEAKKVIKFFCTSNYKFTVIQDCLQNSFEKRYSTILEKLLDFSVDYSNADRSVIYECLIKIYAEERDYKNGWNLRRKMQKEKISPTQKFTTYFNKLSTNFPIHTNLRKV, encoded by the exons ATGAATGTAAGTCTTTATAATATGCTATTACAACTTtatgtacaaaataaatataaattttctccaTTGGAAATTTTAtctgatatgaaaaaaagatccATTGAACCAAACGAAGATACGTACAAGAAAATTTTAGAGTACTATtgtaaaaatggaaatatgGAAGATGCGATGACTATGTTTAAATACATGAAGAATGAGAATTATCCCTTAGATATAgatatctttaatttaataataatgggATACGTTGAAATTgg tGAACTAAGTAATGCAATAGATGTTCTTACTATTATGCCAAAGATTAATCTAATTCCTTCAAATGAGACTTATACTGCACTTATGTGTGGTTTTGCAAAAAACAATGACATAGAGAGCATACAAGAAACATTATTTAGatgtcaaaagaaaaaagtaaattttacaaataaaaatgtattagatGTGATATATGCCTTTATAGTTCATAAAAATGTAGATTATGTGGACGAG atGCTTGACATACTGAAGAAACCATACGAAGCAGAAGGTATAGATTTTTTTGGAAAAgttattgatataaaacaagaagatatagctacaaaaatattttttcatatgcATCCTGATATAAGAAATGattatttcaagaataaatacgaaaatttcttcataaataaatttatatacagcAATGTG attcctgaaaaaattatagatatgtgtatacatttttacacggaatttaataatatccaCACATTTACAGAagcaatttatatttcttttaaacatGATAATGATCTTTTAACTTCAAAGTTActaaaagaatggaaaaacaATGGTCATACACTTAGGCCACATTATTTTTGGCCATTTTTAactaaatttcaaaataatcatGATATTAAAG gtcTTCTGGACTATGCAAAGGATATGATCACAATATATGATGTTATACCTTGTGCACATACAAttgcaaattttattatacctaATTTATTAAGCAATAATctcatttctgtttttttattagaagaaCTTGGCATACCAGAAGAAGTAGCAAGAAATGCTATACTCTAttctttgttaaataaaaataaaacaagatgtGCTTTCATGTATG ttTTAGATTATCCTATTTGTTATAGAGACTTCATATTGGGAAGCTCACTCAGGCAGGCATTATTTAACACATATGATATTTATGCTTATTTGGAAATTGCAAGGAATTTGTATACAGAAACAAGCTCTGGAAAGATACAAAAAGTTTCTTTGactgataaaatatttgatattatggATTTCTTATATGAAAATCCCACATGTATTTCCAAG ATAATGGAATATTTGTTAAAgaacaaattacaaatttctaaTGATATTTGTGAAACtttgtttaattatcaaaataaagaTGTACTGCACGAGAAAGTGGAACAATCGGAAAGTATATTTGAAACTTcg atTACAACAGAAATGGAAAATGAACAGACACAAACGAAAGATTTGATGTCGAAACAATTGCATTCTTTTACTTCTCGTGACCCTACAATGCCATTTAAAATCTTATTg CAATCAAAAGGCTGGAATATTACACGTGACATGAATATCTTTATAGCAgatcaattattaaaacaatatacGATCGAGGAAAGTAAAaggattttaaaaaaattaataaatgaatatccTATTTATGCCACCTCTCAATTATCTTTAACTTATGCACAAAGTTTAGTATCAGTAGGTAATTTAGATG ATGCAGCAGAAATAATTGAGTATACCGGCAAGATAATAAAATGCGAtggaaatatattagaaaattacacTAAATCATTATTGAATGAAACTGCTTTAACGGGCAATGAAGAAGtagtaaaaagattttatgacatacttctaaatataaattatatgaaatcaCAGAATTTTTTAGATCCATTTATCATAATTCATATTGAACA gggtaatataattaaagctTTGGAAACTGCTGTAACATTGggtgaaaaatataaacacatacCTGCATTAAAGGAATTAATTGAATCAATAGTCTTAACAAAAGATGTGAAACTATTGcaacattttataaatgttgctacaaaaatttataaggaacaatatattttaatagaattaattctATGCTTTCTGAAAAATGACTTCTTAGAAGAAgctaaaaaagtaataaag tttttttgtACATCCAATTACAAATTTACAGTTATACAAGACTGCTtacaaaattcttttgaaaaaaggTATAGCacaatattagaaaaattacttGACTTTTCAGTTGACTATTCTAATGCAGACAGATCTGTTATATATGAATGtcttatcaaaatttatg cTGAAGAAAGAGATTACAAAAATGGGTGGAATTTACGGAGAAAAatgcagaaagagaaaatatcacCAACTCAGAAGTTCAccacatattttaataaactatCAACAAATTTTCCGATTCATACTAATTTAAGGAAGGTATAA
- the LOC122633962 gene encoding barrier-to-autointegration factor B gives MSSTSQKHKNFVAEPMGEKPVTDLAGVGEVLGRRLEAAGFDKAYVVLGQYLVLKKNKELFQEWMKDACSANAKQSNDCYQCLTDWCEEFL, from the exons ATGTCTAGTACATCCCAAAAACACAAAAATTTTGTAGCAGAGCCAATGGGTGAAAAACCGGTTACTGATTTAGCTGGTGTTGGTGAAGTTCTTGGAAGAAGACTGGAAGCTGCTGGTTTCGACAAA gcATATGTAGTACTTGGACAATACttagttttgaaaaaaaacaaagaactGTTTCAAGAATGGATGAAAGATGCTTGTTCAGCTAATGCAAAACAATCTAATGATTGTTATCAGTGTCTTACGGACTGGTGTGAAGAATTTTTGTAA
- the LOC122633961 gene encoding tetraspanin-31-A — MCGGFTCSKSALTALNILYIVVAFILIGVAVYGRASALVTNLPIIGGILACGVILILISILGLIGAVKHHQVLLFFYMLILFLLFLIQFSIACACLAVNAKQQEQLAEQGWRRVGDDLRAKVEETFHCCGFNDTVIEKDPLACHDKNRTCCPFSDRECTDRCPLCMQKLQSTIDYAFKLCGSIGLFFSFTEVIAAFVAKHYKNQLDPQQKAARAAFPQLNYLY, encoded by the exons ATGTGTGGTGGTTTTACGTGCTCGAAAAGTGCGCTGACAGCACTAAATATACTCTATATC gtTGTTGCATTTATTTTGATTGGTGTCGCAGTTTATGGAAGAGCATCAGCTTTAGTCACTAATCTTCCTATAATTGGTGGAATTCTAGCCTGTGGAGTGATACTTATTCTCATCTCTATTCTTGGGCTAATTGGTGCTGTTAAACATCATCAAGTTTTATTGTTCTTT TACATGCTTATCTTGTTCCTTCTATTTTTGATTCAATTCAGCATTGCTTGTGCTTGTCTTGCAGTTAATGCtaaacaacaagaacaacTTGCAGAACaa ggATGGAGACGCGTTGGAGATGATTTAAGAGCTAAAGTAGAAGAAACCTTCCATTGCTGTGGATTTAATGACACTGTTATCGAAAAAGATCCCTTGGCATGCCATGATAAAAAT AGAACTTGCTGTCCTTTCTCTGACCGTGAATGTACTGACCGATGTCCATTATGTATGCAAAAATTGCAATCTACGATTGATTATGCCTTCAAACTTTGTGGTAGTATAGGATTATTTTTCAGTTTTACAGAG gtaaTCGCAGCTTTTGTAGCGAAGCATTACAAAAATCAGCTAGATCCGCAACAGAAAGCTGCAAGAGCTGCATTTCCCCAACTAAATTATCTTTACTAA
- the LOC122633988 gene encoding facilitated trehalose transporter Tret1-like encodes MIEMNKSRARRWPQYLAAFTATLSLASTGAHIGWTSPTLPRLKSLESHIQITSDDASWIASFYLLGSIPGNIIAAFIVDWLGRKSSLLIAAVPLTIGWILIIVAWNPYVLYASRFISGIGQGIVYVVCPMYIGEIADKEIRGSLGSFIKLMVTFGELYAHAVGPFVSYEILSYACILISIAFFVSFVWMPESPYHLLMKNEQRKAMNSLKQLKPKSTEEELEEDMDQMQKTVIRDLSDKVHFWDLFNTRGNRRAVLVSFGLQLILQFSGIAAIESYTQEILHEANTGLSAGIAVIVLSVLQLVAGLGAAALVDKVGRRPLLLITTFLAGVSLTVTGGFYFLKFYLNRDMTGHGWILHASIIFYELIIALGLNPLPYMMLGELFPTNVKGTAVSLVNLWASLLAFIVSKLYQVISDGLGVYSAFGWFAVSSFMGIIFILFLVPETKGKSLLEIQEELNCNKKKMDAKKKKQEEIYVSTIA; translated from the exons atgataGAGATGAACAAATCGCGAGCTAGGAGATGGCCTCAATACTTGGCAGCGTTTACAG CCACTTTATCTTTGGCATCCACGGGCGCCCACATTGGTTGGACATCACCAACATTACCAAGATTGAAATCTTTGGAATCTCATATACAAATTACATCGGACGATGCTTCTTGGATAGCTTCTTTCTACTTGTTGGGTTCTATACCTGGCAACATTATAGCCGCTTTTATAGTAGATTGGTTAGGTCGAAAAAGTAGTCTTCTGATAGCTGCTGTACCTCTGACCATCGGATGGATTTTGATCATTGTTGCTTGGAATCCCTACGTTCTATATGCTTCTCGTTTCATCAGTGGAATTGGCCAAGGTATAGTATACGTCGTCTGTCCGATGTATATCGGCGAGATCGCGGATAAAGAGATCAGAGGATCTCTGGGATCGTTTATAAAACTGATGGTAACTTTCGGTGAGCTCTACGCTCATGCGGTTGGTCCATTTGTATCGTACGAGATATTATCTTACGCCTGTATTCTCATATCAATCGCATTTTTCGTATCCTTTGTTTGGATGCCCGAATCACCGTATCACTTATTAATGAAGAATGAGCAGAGAAAAGCTATGAACAGTTTGAAACAACTTAAACCAAAATCGACGGAGGAGGAGTTGGAAGAGGACATGGATCAGATGCAAAAGACTGTGATACGCGATCTCAGCGATAAGGTTCACTTTTGGGACCTTTTCAACACTCGTGGAAACAGACGAGCCGTCCTAGTCAGTTTCGGTCTTCAATTGATCCTCCAATTCAGTGGTATAGCTGCGATAGAATCTTATACTCAAGAAATTCTTCACGAAGCAAACACTGGTCTCTCTGCTGGGATAGCTGTCATCGTCTTGAGTGTACTGCAGTTGGTCGCTGGATTAGGTGCAGCTGCACTCGTCGATAAAGTTGGCAGAAGACCTTTGCTTTTAATCACCACTTTTCTCGCTGGTGTCTCACTCACGGTCACCGGTGgcttttatttcttgaaattttactTAAATCGTGACATGACCGGACACGGATGGATCCTTCACGCTtctataattttctacgaGTTGATAATCGCATTGGGATTGAATCCATTACCCTACATGATGTTAGGCGAATTATTTCCAACGAATGTAAAAGGTACAGCGGTTTCTTTGGTGAACCTTTGGGCTTCTCTATTGGCCTTCATCGTATCGAAGCTTTATCAAGTGATATCCGATGGCCTTGGAGTTTACAGCGCTTTCGGATGGTTCGCTGTAAGCAGTTTTATGGGAATAATCTTCATATTGTTCCTCGTGCCGGAAACCAAAGGGAAGTCCTTGTTGGAAATACAAGAGGAACTCAATTgcaataagaagaaaatggatgctaagaaaaagaaacaagaggaGATTTATGTAAGCACCATAGCTTAA